atctttttgtgAGGCCACAGGACATTGAATATGTAAGTGGCTTATATATCCAAGTTACGTTTAGCAATATGAATCACTTTGTCTCTATTCTTTTCGAAGAGTAAGAGTTGAAAACGAGATTCCATAATCTTACTTTCAAATCTTCAGTCAACTCACTTCACACTTCGGCGCAAAAACACAGTCATGTGTGACGCAGGGATGAAAGTTGAGATAGATGTGGATAAGGCATGGATGGACACCTTGAGGAGGAAGGTGGAAGAGGCAAATTGGGACCAGTGGCGCACCGAACAGGCAAGAATCTTTAAAGTCCCAGGAGTCTTGCAGGAGGCCGAACCCAGGGCCTACAAGCCAAGAATCGTCTCCCTCGGCCCATACCACCATGGCAAATCTGAACTGCAACCCATGGAGGAGTTAAAATGGAACTACCTCAGGAGATTCGTTCGCCGACAACCCCAGAAGAAACTGGAGGATTACATCAAGAAGACTCAAGATTTGGAAATCCGATCACGTCGTTTCTACTTTGGCGACAAAGTGAACCCGAATGAAAGCTCCATGATAATGAGTGGCAATAAATTCGTAGAAATGATGCTGCTCGACGGCTGTTTTGCGATTGAGATCATGATATCCTGGGTAAAGGGTGTGAGTGAACGCAAAGTCGGACAGAATGCGATCAAGAATACAATATGGTCGCCGTTAGCAGTAGCGCAAGACATGTTGCTGCTGGAAAACCAgctccctttctttctcctcgATTGTTTACATAACACTGCTTTTCCTGAAGATGCTGGCGGCCTAACAGAGCTGACACAAGAATTTCTAcgcatgttcatcatgttcatgaaCGACAACGAGAGAGTCCCCCGCCATGGTTTCCATCATATTCTTCATCTATGTCATTTTTGCATTGTCGCAGCAAAGAAGCCATATAACAGCAAAACCCAGCCATCATGGAGCCTCATGTTTGAAGGAATGCAGAAGGAGCGGATGAACATGTTAAGCTTTTTTCGTGACAACCCGGTTCCGGTCGAACAACCAGCTTCCATGATACCATGGATTCCAAGCGCGACACAGCTCAAGGTGGCGGGAATCCAGTTCAAGATGAAGACACGGGCCAAGAGCTTCCTGGACATCACATTCCAGAATGGAAAGCTGGAGATCCCTCAGCTTGTGGTCGATGACCAAACCAACGTGCTGTTCAAGAACCTCATAGCCTTCGAGCAGTGCTCCCAGGACGCTGGAACGCATCTTGCGGCCTACGCGTCACTCATGGATTCAATCATCAATACTGCTGCCGACGTCGAATTGCTCCAGAAAGATCAAATCATCATCAACACATCGGGCGACAACACCGAAGTCGCCAATTTCTTCAACAAGCTTTGCAAAGATGTGCTGATCAAAGACGAGGACTATCTTACAAGCATCTACAGAGATGTCAATAAGCACCGCGGCATCAAATATCACATATGGTGGCGAACTCTACATCGTGATTACTTCAAGAACCCGTGGACGATCATCTGGTTGTGTGCAGCCATTTTCGCCTTCATTCTCACCATTACGCAGACCGTCTATACGGTCCT
The DNA window shown above is from Musa acuminata AAA Group cultivar baxijiao chromosome BXJ2-4, Cavendish_Baxijiao_AAA, whole genome shotgun sequence and carries:
- the LOC135608882 gene encoding UPF0481 protein At3g47200-like, which produces MKVEIDVDKAWMDTLRRKVEEANWDQWRTEQARIFKVPGVLQEAEPRAYKPRIVSLGPYHHGKSELQPMEELKWNYLRRFVRRQPQKKLEDYIKKTQDLEIRSRRFYFGDKVNPNESSMIMSGNKFVEMMLLDGCFAIEIMISWVKGVSERKVGQNAIKNTIWSPLAVAQDMLLLENQLPFFLLDCLHNTAFPEDAGGLTELTQEFLRMFIMFMNDNERVPRHGFHHILHLCHFCIVAAKKPYNSKTQPSWSLMFEGMQKERMNMLSFFRDNPVPVEQPASMIPWIPSATQLKVAGIQFKMKTRAKSFLDITFQNGKLEIPQLVVDDQTNVLFKNLIAFEQCSQDAGTHLAAYASLMDSIINTAADVELLQKDQIIINTSGDNTEVANFFNKLCKDVLIKDEDYLTSIYRDVNKHRGIKYHIWWRTLHRDYFKNPWTIIWLCAAIFAFILTITQTVYTVLSYIRPPK